The Pirellulales bacterium genomic interval GTTGCTGGTTGTTACGAGTAATGTGTGCCTGACAGTGAGCAACACCATCCGTGTCGCCGGAGTGGAAGTGCTTGAGTGCGTAAGGCTCTTGGCGCTGGATATACTCCCGCCTGAACAAAGACTTCAACTCCTCTGCACTGACTTCACGACCCAGACTATCCACTGCGGCATTGGCAATCGGTCCGAATTCCCGTTGCATCTCCTTCGGCAGATCGATGCCAAACTTGCTCTCCAAGAGGTAGGCCACTCCGCCTTTACCCGACTGACTGTTGACCCGAATGACTTCACTGTAAGTGCGACCGATGTCATGGGGATCGATGGCGAGGTAAGGGACATCCCAGTGAGCCTTGCCTTCACGCTGCTTCCATTCAGTCAGTGCTTTCTTAATGGCGTCTTGGTGTGAACCGCTAAACGCAGTGAACACGAGCTCGCCCGCATACGGATGACGAGGATCAACGCTCATGCCCGTGCAGCGTTCGTAAACTTCCTCAACAACGCTGAGGTCGGCGAAATCAAGACCACAATCGATGCCGTGCATGTGGAGATTCAAAGCCACTGTGATAATGTCGAGGTTGCCCGTACGCTCTCCGTTGCCAAACAACGTACCTTCGACTCGCTCAGCACCAGCAAGTAGTCCGAGCTCCGTTGCGGCCACACCTGTACCTCGGTCGTTGTGAGTATGGACGCTGATGACTGCACAATCCCGTCGCTTTAAGTTGCGACAAAACCATTCAATCTGGTCAGCGTAGACATTGGGCATCGCCACCTCGACCGTCTCAGGCAGGTTGAGGATGATAGGAGACTCCGGGGTTGGCCCCCAAACATCCATGACGGCTTCACAGATTTCCAGCGAGAATTCGACTTCGGTTGCGGAGAAACTTTCGGGCGAATACTGAAATATCACTTCAGTACCGGCCAAGTGCCTTGACTTCTCCTTAATCAACTGCGTGCCCCGCGTGGCGATCTTCACGATGTCGTCCTTCTCCAGGCCGAAGACGACACGCCGTTGTGCAGGTGAGGTGGAGTTGTACAGATGGATGATCACCCGTTTGGCTCCCACCAGTGCCTGCATCGTGGGTTCGATCAGGTCTTCCCGTGCCTGCACGAGAACTTGCATGGTGACATCATCAGGAATGCGTTCGTCCTCGATT includes:
- the leuA gene encoding 2-isopropylmalate synthase, whose protein sequence is MNSPIDKYRPFPTIHLPDRQWPNRTLQKAPQWCSVDLRDGNQALAQPMNVSQKLEMFDALVRCGFKEIEVGFPAASNTEFEFVRRLIEDERIPDDVTMQVLVQAREDLIEPTMQALVGAKRVIIHLYNSTSPAQRRVVFGLEKDDIVKIATRGTQLIKEKSRHLAGTEVIFQYSPESFSATEVEFSLEICEAVMDVWGPTPESPIILNLPETVEVAMPNVYADQIEWFCRNLKRRDCAVISVHTHNDRGTGVAATELGLLAGAERVEGTLFGNGERTGNLDIITVALNLHMHGIDCGLDFADLSVVEEVYERCTGMSVDPRHPYAGELVFTAFSGSHQDAIKKALTEWKQREGKAHWDVPYLAIDPHDIGRTYSEVIRVNSQSGKGGVAYLLESKFGIDLPKEMQREFGPIANAAVDSLGREVSAEELKSLFRREYIQRQEPYALKHFHSGDTDGVAHCQAHITRNNQQLEVSGTGNGPIAAFVSALQNAGVQAFEICDYREQAMGRGAEASAIAYICIRTSDGKTRWGAGVDTSIELASIKAVLSALNRL